The region GCAGGGTAGAAAAGTAAGCTGATATATTTTTAACTGGAGCTACAGTGCTCCCGGTTTCAATGTAAGCCCGCTTACCGGATTCTGAGAAATGTGGCTGAAATTCCGTGGACACCCCCGGCCAGGGCTTGCTACTATGCAGCACGAGATTGGTCCTCCTCACATATTTGTGGGAAACGGGGGTTAAAACGGTGCCTACCCCCACCGGCATTGCCGGGGACCGGCCAGGCTTATTTCACCCTCCTGCTGCTGCTGCAGCCCTGAAAGGAACCACCCATGCATCTATCCCCACTGCGTATCCAAGGCGGACGTCCCCTTGGAGGAGAGTTGGCTGTTCAGCCCAGTAAAAATGCCGCCCTGCCCATCCTGGTGGCCAGCCTGCTCAGTAGTGAGCCGATTACCCTGCATGGCATTCCCCGCCTCAGCGATGTCTACACCATTCTGGAACTGGCCAGCCACGTCGGCGCCCGCCATGCCTGGACCGGCCCCAACAGCCTGACCATCCACACCCCCGAATTGCTGCACACCGATGCGCCTTACGCGCTGGTCAGCAAAATGCGCGCGTCGTTCATCATGATGGGCGCCCTGCTGGGCCGCGCCGGTGAGGCCACCGTCAGTATGCCCGGCGGCTGCGCCTTCGGGTTCCGCCCGGTGGACCAGCATGTGAAGGCCTTCCGCGCCCTGGGCATTGATGTGGCCGAGGAAGGTGGCAACTTCCACGCCACCCGCACCAACCACTTCGGCGGCCGTTTCGTATTTGAGATGCTGACCGTGGGCGGCACCCACAACGCCATCTTGGCCTCGGTGCTAGGCGAGGGCACTCAGGTGACCCTGGAAAACGCTTCTATCGACACCGACGTGGTGGACCTGATCGGCTTCCTGAACTCGCTGGGGGCCGATATTCGCGGCGCCGGCACCAATACCCTGGAAATTCACGGTGTCCGGGCCCTGCGCGGCGGCGAATACCGGGTCATCCCTGACCGCATCGAAGCCGGCACCTTTATGCTGGCTGCCGCTGCCACTCGTAGCCGCCTGACCCTGACCGACCTGCGCCCCGATCACGTGCGCGCGCTGAGCAGCAAACTGGGCGAAATGGGTGTCAAAGTGGTGGAATCCAATGACTCGCTGGTGGTGGACGCCA is a window of Deinococcus sp. Marseille-Q6407 DNA encoding:
- the murA gene encoding UDP-N-acetylglucosamine 1-carboxyvinyltransferase encodes the protein MHLSPLRIQGGRPLGGELAVQPSKNAALPILVASLLSSEPITLHGIPRLSDVYTILELASHVGARHAWTGPNSLTIHTPELLHTDAPYALVSKMRASFIMMGALLGRAGEATVSMPGGCAFGFRPVDQHVKAFRALGIDVAEEGGNFHATRTNHFGGRFVFEMLTVGGTHNAILASVLGEGTQVTLENASIDTDVVDLIGFLNSLGADIRGAGTNTLEIHGVRALRGGEYRVIPDRIEAGTFMLAAAATRSRLTLTDLRPDHVRALSSKLGEMGVKVVESNDSLVVDATQGLLRPADVTTQSYPGFPTDLQPQMSALLATVDGTSIVQDPVYKDRLTHVAELQRMGADIKVSGYSQIIRGTRLRGAPVKAADLRAGAALFIAALTADGETVIDGVEYLNRGYENLAARLRSIGADVHQPEVNLASAMD